The genomic interval ACATCGCCGCCAGGGTTGCCAAGGGCAAGGTCAGGTTGCGTCGGGTCAGCGCAGCGAGCACGCCAGTACCCAGCAGCATCAGCAAGTGGTCCAGGCCGGTCAGCGGGTGCAGCAGGCCGTCCTGCAACGGGTTACTGTCGTGGCCGGGGTGGGCGAAGGCCGGCACCGCCAGCATCAGCAGAAACAGGGCGAACGTCTTTTTCATCAGTAGCTCCAGGGCAGTTCAGGAATGGGCAGGCAGGCGCACGAATGGGTGGTCGTTGCCATGGCTGTGGCTATGGCTGTGCGGCGCGCTCTGGTAGGCGCCCGCCTCGGGTTCGAACGGTGCCAGTTCGGTTTCCACCGTCAGGCCCAGGCCACGCAGCATGTCGTCCAGCACATAGTCGTGCTGGTAGCGCAGCAGGCCAGGTTCGATCTGCAGCGGCACATGACGGTTGCCCAGGTGGTAGGCGGCCCGTGCCAGCAAGTGCGGGTCGGCGCAACGTACCGTCGACACCGTTTCTGGTGCGGCCAGCACGCGAATGACCTGGCTGCCATCGGCATCGGCCAGCAGTTCACCGCCGCGCAGCAGGTGGCCGCGTGCGAGCATCAGCCCGGCGTCGCGGCCGTCGTCGAGGGTTACCCGCAGGCGGCTCTTGATGCGGCTGTCCACATCCAGGGTGACGGTGCCGGTTTCGGCAAGCGAGCCAGGTTCGGTGACCCGGCGAGTCAGGACTATCATCTGTGCTCCTTCAGAACAGGAAGTAACGCTGGGCGAGCGGCAGTTCGCTGGCCGGTTCGCACACCAGCAACTCGCCGTCGGCACGCACCTGGTAGGTCTGCGCATCGACTTCGATGACCGGCTGCAAGGTGTTGTGGACCATGTCGGCCTTGCGCACCCGTCGGCAGCCGTGGGCCACACCGATCAGGCTGCGCAGGTTGAGTGCTTCGGCCAGGCCGCTGTCCATGGCGGCCTGCGACAGAAAGGTCATCCGCGTGGCGTGCCGCGCCGCGCCCAAGGCGCCGAACATCGGCCGGTAGTGCACGGGTTGCGGCGTCGGGATCGAGCCATTGATATCACCCATGGGCGCGGTGACGATCATCCCGCCCTTGATCACCAAGGCGGGCTTGACCGCAAAAAAGGCCGGGGCCCACAGCACCAGGTCAGCCAGCTTGCCCACCTCCACGGAACCCACTTCATGGGCAATGCCGTGGGTCAACGCTGGGTTGAGGGTGTACTTGGCGATGTAGCGCTTGACTCGGAAGTTGTCGCTGTAACTGTTGTCCGGCGCCAAAGGCCCACGGCGCAGCTTCATCTGGTGCGCCACCTGCCAGGTGCGCAGCACCACTTCCCCCACGCGGCCCATGGCCTGGGAGTCGGACGAGGTCATGGCGAACGCACCCATGTCATGCAGGATGTCCTCGGCAGCGATGGTTTCGCGGCGGATGCGTGACTCGGCGAACGCCACGTCCTCGGCGATGCTCGGGTCCAGGTGGTGGCAGACCATGAGCATGTCCAGGTGCTCGTCGACAGTGTTGACGGTGTACGGCAAGGTCGGGTTGGTCGAGGACGGCAGCACGTTGGCCTGCCCTGCAGCGCGGATGATGTCTGGCGCATGGCCACCGCCTGCGCCCTCGGTATGGAAGGTGTGGATGGTGCGGTCACCAATGGCCGCCAGGGTGTCTTCGATGCAACCGGACTCGTTGAGGGTGTCGGTGTGGA from Pseudomonas kermanshahensis carries:
- the ureC gene encoding urease subunit alpha, with amino-acid sequence MSRISRQAYADMFGPTVGDRVRLADTALWVEVEKDFTVYGEEVKFGGGKVIRDGMGQGQMLAAEAMDLVLTNALIIDHWGIVKADIGVKHGRIAAIGKAGNPDVQPGVTVPVGPGTEVIAAEGKIVTAGGIDSHIHFICPQQVEEALTSGVTTFIGGGTGPATGTNATTCTPGPWYLARMLQAADSLPINIGLLGKGNASRPEALREQIAAGAVGLKLHEDWGSTPAAIDCCLGVAEEMDIQVAIHTDTLNESGCIEDTLAAIGDRTIHTFHTEGAGGGHAPDIIRAAGQANVLPSSTNPTLPYTVNTVDEHLDMLMVCHHLDPSIAEDVAFAESRIRRETIAAEDILHDMGAFAMTSSDSQAMGRVGEVVLRTWQVAHQMKLRRGPLAPDNSYSDNFRVKRYIAKYTLNPALTHGIAHEVGSVEVGKLADLVLWAPAFFAVKPALVIKGGMIVTAPMGDINGSIPTPQPVHYRPMFGALGAARHATRMTFLSQAAMDSGLAEALNLRSLIGVAHGCRRVRKADMVHNTLQPVIEVDAQTYQVRADGELLVCEPASELPLAQRYFLF
- the ureE gene encoding urease accessory protein UreE gives rise to the protein MIVLTRRVTEPGSLAETGTVTLDVDSRIKSRLRVTLDDGRDAGLMLARGHLLRGGELLADADGSQVIRVLAAPETVSTVRCADPHLLARAAYHLGNRHVPLQIEPGLLRYQHDYVLDDMLRGLGLTVETELAPFEPEAGAYQSAPHSHSHSHGNDHPFVRLPAHS